The Triticum aestivum cultivar Chinese Spring unplaced genomic scaffold, IWGSC CS RefSeq v2.1 scaffold144736, whole genome shotgun sequence genome window below encodes:
- the LOC123175844 gene encoding zingipain-2-like, producing MASTHSSRRLDGTLFALLLVLAAATAFVSAAAARGDALAARHERWMAKFGREYTDAAEKLRRQEVFAANARHVEAVNRAGNRTYTLGLNQFSDLTSEEFTEKHLGYRHQHGVDSTPVAAVNMSNAQFDSTPDSVDWRAAGAVTQVKNQGSCGCWWAFAAVAATEGLVKIATGNLISMSEQQVLDCTGGANSCNGGDINAALSYVASSGGLQPEESYAYTGQQGACRSSSASPNSAASIGAPRMVELHGDEGTLQELAARQPVAVPMEADRDFQHYMRGVCTGSSSCGQNLNHGVTVVGYGTDSGGQAYWMVKNQWGTGWGEGGYMRLTRGNGGNCGMATYAYYPTMDGS from the exons ATGGCGTCGACTCACAGCTCGCGCCGCCTCGACGGCACACTGTTTGCGCTTCTGCTCGTGCTTGCGGCCGCCACCGCCTTTGTCAGTGCTGCCGCGGCGCGAGGGGACGCGCTGGCCGCCCGGCACGAGCGGTGGATGGCCAAGTTCGGGCGCGAGTACACGGACGCTGCCGAGAAATTACGCCGGCAGGAGGTGTTCGCGGCCAACGCGCGGCACGTCGAGGCTGTCAATCGAGCGGGCAACCGGACATACACGCTCGGCCTCAATCAGTTCTCGGACCTCACCAGCGAAGAGTTCACGGAGAAGCACCTCGGGTACCGCCACCAGCACGGCGTGGACAGCACGCCGGTGGCCGCGGTGAACATGTCCAATGCTCAGTTCGACTCCACGCCGGACAGCGTGGACTGGAGGGCCGCGGGTGCCGTCACCCAAGTCAAGAACCAAGGCTCATGCG GTTGTTGGTGGGCGTTCGCGGCGGTAGCGGCGACGGAGGGGCTCGTAAAGATAGCCACTGGCAACCTCATCTccatgtcagagcagcaggtgctGGACTGCACGGGCGGCGCCAACTCCTGCAACGGCGGCGACATCAACGCCGCCCTAAGCTACGTCGCCTCGAGTGGCGGCCTTCAGCCAGAGGAATCCTACGCGTATACCGGCCAGCAGGGCGCGTGCCGCAGCAGCAGCGCCAGCCCAAACTCGGCCGCCTCCATCGGCGCCCCCCGAATGGTGGAACTGCACGGCGACGAAGGCACCTTGCAGGAGCTCGCGGCCAGACAGCCGGTGGCCGTGCCCATGGAGGCTGACCGTGACTTCCAGCACTATATGAGGGGCGTGTGCACCGGCAGCTCGTCGTGTGGACAGAACCTGAACCACGGCGTGACGGTGGTGGGCTACGGGACGGACAGCGGCGGGCAGGCGTACTGGATGGTGAAGAACCAGTGGGGGACGGGGTGGGGCGAGGGGGGCTACATGCGCCTCACGCGCGGGAACGGCGGCAACTGCGGCATGGCCACCTACGCCTACTACCCGACCATGGACGGCTCTTAA